Within the Paenibacillus sp. AN1007 genome, the region GGGGGCAGTATGTTATGAATTTTATTCCGGTCTGGTTGGGTAATCTGACAGGCGGCGCTTTGTTTGTAGCGGCTGCGTACTGGATGGTGTACTTACGGAAGGTTGAGCCGGCAGCGAAGCCGGAAGCCGTGGTTCCTGTTCCGGCACCTCCCGTGGAAGCAGAAGGCAGAGTAATGTGGGGCAAACAGGCGTAACGGATCATATAAGAGATTTATCAATAAGAGTTAAAGCTTAGTAGAAACGAAGATGATACATCCTGCCGTTTCACGATAGTTCGTCGTGGCGTTGGAGATGCAGTCATCTTTTTTTTTGCACAAAATTAAATTCGCCATGACAAGGTTCGGGGGAACGAAACCTGAGCATGGCGAATTTCGGGAGTGGTCCATGATATGGCATGAGGAGGAAGTGGGGAAACACCAACCTAATGCCTTGTTTTTAATTTACCCCTGGATTCAGAGAATGAATCAAAGGGGTAAAAATTTTTTTGAAAAGTTGGAATATATCATGGAATATAGATTGGTGCAGCAGCAGCCTGCCCGGCAATCATGAAGATTTAACCGATTCACTCTTGTTCTCTTTACGTTTCAGCCTCAGACGGGATATGATATAGGGATAGCTGTTGAATGAGGAGGGCCAGAAGATGATCGATCAGGAGAATGGTGTATTTCCAGCGGTATGCCCGCTCGATTGTCCAGACACATGCGGTCTGCTGTTACATAAAGAGAATGGTAAAATTGTTAAGGTAACCGGTAATCCGGACCATCCGATCACAAAGGGTGCGATCTGTAATAAAGTTCGAAATATGACGGAGCGGGTGTATCATCCCGAACGTCTTCAATATCCGATGAAACGAGTCGGAGCCAAAGGTGAAGGCAGGTTCGAGCGCATAAGCTGGGACGAAGCAATTCAGGAAATTACGGGAAAGTTTAAAGATTTGTCTGATACGTATGGACCTGAGAGTATTCTGCCGTACAGTTTCTATGGAAATATGGGTGTGCTTGGTGTGGATGGCATGGATCGGCGTTTCTTTAATGCGCTGGGGGCAAGTGTGCTGGAGCAGACGATCTGTAATGCTGCAGGCAACACCGGCTGGAAATATACGATGGGCGCCAATCACGGAACGCTGCCGGAGGATACGGAGCATGCTGATTTGATCGTGGTCTGGGGCGGTAACATCGTCAGTACCAATATGCATCAGGTGGTACTGGCGGAGAAGGCTCGTAAAAAGGGTGCCAAAATCGTTGTCATTGACGTTCACCGCAACCGGACAGCACAATGGGCAGATTGGTTCATTCCAATCTATCCGGGCACAGACAGTGCGCTGGCACTGGGTTTGATGCATGTGCTCTTTGAGCAGGGACTAACGAATGAAGAATTTATGCAAAAATATACCATAGGACATGAAGCGCTGCGCGAGCATGTACGCAGCTGTACACCGGAACGCACGGCACGTATTACAGGCGTGCCAGAAGAAACCATTGTGGAGCTGGCCCGGCTCTATGGGGCTGCTCATGCCGCTCATATTCACATTGGCAATGGCCTGCAGCACCATGACAACGGGGGCATGAACGTACGCAGCATCGCCTGCCTGCCTGCGATTACAGGGCAGTGGCTCAAGCGCGGCGGGGGTGCGGTACGTACGAACAGCTATGCAAGTACGAACAGTGATGCGCTGGAGCGGCCTGACCTAAGGCAGCATGCCGAGCCGCGGGTTGTGAACATGAACCGGATTGGCGAAGCGCTGCTGGAAGCGGAGCAGCCGATCCGGGCCATGCTGGTTTACTGCAGCAATCCACTGGTTGTGGCACCAGATACGGAACGAGTGGAGCGAGGTTTTGCACGAGAGGACCTGTTCACGGTGGTTCATGATCTGTTCATGACCGATACAGCGAAGTATGCCGATATTGTGCTGCCGGCGGCGTCTTCTTTTGAAGCGACCGATCTGTACATCTCCTATTGGCATCAGTATGTGCAGCTGCAGGAGCCGGTCATTGCACCGATTGGAGAGAGCAAAAGCAATGTGGAGCTGTTCTCGCTGCTCGGACAAGCGATGGGGTTTGATGCAGACATCTTCGGTGAACAGCCGGAGCAGATGATTGATAGCGCACTGCAGGGCACAGAAAATCCGTATATGAACGGAGTTACGCTGGACAGGCTGAAGCAGCATCGCTTTGTGAAGCTGGATATGTCAGCACACGCCTCTTTCCTCGACCATCTGCCTACACCATCAGGCAGAATTGAATTATATTCCGAGCAGATGCAGCAGAAGGGGCTTCCGCCGCTGCCAACCTATGCTGCACTGGTTGAAGGATACGACGGCGAGAATCCGGCAGGGCCGAACGATGCATATCCGCTGATGTTTGTATCCCCGCCGAATCACAATTTCTTGAACTCCAGCTTTGGCAATTCGGCCAAACATCAACGTCTGGAAAAGATGCCTATACTGCAGATTCATCCGGAGGACGCGGCTCGCCGCGAAGTACAGGATGGCGATGCGGTTGTAGTATGGAATGAGCGCGGACGCATCGAATTAACGGCCAAGGTGACAGATGCAATGCTTCCGGGTACGGTAATCAGTCAAGGACTATGGTGGGATGGCGATGGCAAAAAGCAGCGCTCCAACACGCTGACCTCCAACCGGCTGTCGGATATGGGCA harbors:
- a CDS encoding molybdopterin oxidoreductase family protein, which encodes MIDQENGVFPAVCPLDCPDTCGLLLHKENGKIVKVTGNPDHPITKGAICNKVRNMTERVYHPERLQYPMKRVGAKGEGRFERISWDEAIQEITGKFKDLSDTYGPESILPYSFYGNMGVLGVDGMDRRFFNALGASVLEQTICNAAGNTGWKYTMGANHGTLPEDTEHADLIVVWGGNIVSTNMHQVVLAEKARKKGAKIVVIDVHRNRTAQWADWFIPIYPGTDSALALGLMHVLFEQGLTNEEFMQKYTIGHEALREHVRSCTPERTARITGVPEETIVELARLYGAAHAAHIHIGNGLQHHDNGGMNVRSIACLPAITGQWLKRGGGAVRTNSYASTNSDALERPDLRQHAEPRVVNMNRIGEALLEAEQPIRAMLVYCSNPLVVAPDTERVERGFAREDLFTVVHDLFMTDTAKYADIVLPAASSFEATDLYISYWHQYVQLQEPVIAPIGESKSNVELFSLLGQAMGFDADIFGEQPEQMIDSALQGTENPYMNGVTLDRLKQHRFVKLDMSAHASFLDHLPTPSGRIELYSEQMQQKGLPPLPTYAALVEGYDGENPAGPNDAYPLMFVSPPNHNFLNSSFGNSAKHQRLEKMPILQIHPEDAARREVQDGDAVVVWNERGRIELTAKVTDAMLPGTVISQGLWWDGDGKKQRSNTLTSNRLSDMGNGATFFSATVEVKRQ